Sequence from the Thermocoleostomius sinensis A174 genome:
GCCCGTGCAGCATTGGGGTGTAATTTTAGACATGGAACAATGGCAGGCATTAGCCGATCGCCTCCGGCAACATCACGTTGAGTTTGTGATTGAACCATACAGGCGCTTTCAAGGAGAAGTGGGTGAACAAGCAACACTGTTTATTCTCGACCCTAGCGGCAATGCTTTGGAATTCAAGGCATTTCAACACGATGCATCCATTTTTGCCACTTATGCCACTTAATTGATCGCCTAGATTCACGGCATCAATCAGCATCAATTGGCATCAATAGATATTGCGCTAGATATTGCATTAGTTCAAGATAGTTCAAGTTTACTAACAACTTGAGCGATCGTGACCAATCTCACCCAATCTCTTCCGTGTTCTTTGCTAGAGTGAACAGAACAAAGGTTCGTTCTAATATTCAAGTTGAAGACCTCGTTTAAAAACGTAGCTTGTGAGTCCCATTCTTTATTAGGCTGCATCGCATTCATTCCACCGCGTGCGGCTCCTCTCTTTACCAAGGGGAGGGTAGGAAGGGTCGGTATACTAGTCCACCGGATAGAGAATTGGTGTCACGATTAATTTTGTTTCACTAAGTTTTGTTTTGTTTTCTTGTTGCTTTGATACCTTCTGATTGCAGTGCGGGAACGTTCATACACAACAGTTCGCTGTAAGCATGAAGCACCTATCACAATGGTTGCTCTACGATCGGTGTCTGCTGTTTAGCAGCCTATCCATGTAAACTCTGTTCGTTGTAAACCCTGTTCGTTCCAAGCATGGTGAGTCAACTTCCTGTTTCTACGCTACTTGAGTCCTATGGATGTTGATGAATTAATACAACAGTATGCGGCGGGTGAGCGCAATTTTGCTGGAGTGAATTTAGCCGGAGCCGACTTCACTGGCATCAATTTAAGCGGCGCAAACTTGACCGGAGCATTTTTGCCGTTTACCAGATTCGATCGCAGCATTTTAACGGAAACCTGTTTGAAGGGCGCGTTTTTATATGGCTCTAAGATGCAATACGTTAAACTGGGCGGTGCAGACTTAAGCCAGTGTGATTTCACCAAGGCTAACCTCACGGGGGCTAATTTGGTGAAAACCAACTTAACGGAGGCAAAGCTGACTGGCGCGGTTTTCCAGTCCGTGAACTTGCGGCAAGCTAGCCTCAAAAGCGTTAATTTCTGTGGTGCAAATTTAAGTCACATTAATCTCTATGCTGCCAATTTGGAAAGCGCTGATTTAAGTTGGGCAAATTTGTCGAACGCCAAACTCAGCGGGGCAAATCTACGTGGAGCCTGTTTGCTACATGTGAAGCTTTGTGGTGCATTCGTCAATGGGGTCGATTTAAGCGGGGCAGAGCTTGATGGGGTTGATATGAGCCGAGCACGCCTCAACGGTGTGAATTTTAACCAGGCTAATTTAACTGCCACCAATTTAACGCACGCCCAGCTAAAGCGCGCCTCGCTGATCCAAGCGAATTTGCGGGCTGCCAATTTAACCGGAGCCACCTTGGCAAAAGCAGATCTCAGTGAAGCCCATCTCAGCCGTAGCAATCTCACGTCGGCTAATTTGCATTACGCCAATCTCAGTGGGGCTAACCTCAATGGGGCTAACCTGACCGGAGCAAATGCAGAACACGCCAACTTACGAAGCGCCTATCTTTGGATGGCACAATTGCGCAACGCGAATCTAAACCACGCGAATTTACGGGGGGCACAACTGCAAGGCACAACCCTAGACGGGGCTGACCTTCGCAACATTCTCTCTGATCCGACAACCCGGTTTCCCTCACCATTGCATACAATTGCAGAACAGTTTTCGTGGTTGCGTACATCCTAAGCTAGTGTTTCAAACCTAGTGACATCTCTTGATGATCCTTTAAAGTCTCCCTGACTTATGCCCCCCTATAGTCCCCTTGGCTAGGGGGGACGGCAACAGCCGGGGGCGTGACTGTTTTGCTGCTGCTTTACTAATGCCTGTAGTAATGCCTGTAGCCATTCAATCGTCTCCCCCAGTTCTTCTCGATCGCGTCCTAAACTGAGAACCATTAGGAGGACGTTAGGAGAAGACAGCTATGCAAGCAGCGCAGCGCCCCCATCGGTTCATCGACCCACTAGTCAATGCGTGTGTGTTGACGCTGGGGTTATACATTGCCACTGTTCCGGTTGCTCCGTCTTCTTCAAAGGGGATGGAACCAGCAATCGATGCTGCTAGTCCGTTGCAAAGTACGCCGCCTCCGGTTCAGAAGCGATCGGAGTCATTATCGCCAACGCCCACCCACCCAGCCACTTCTAATCGTGGTTGTGTGCAAGAAATTTGGTACACATTGAGTCACTTTATTTTTCGTCAATCTGGTTAGAATATACTTCTAATTGAGTTTAGAAATTAAGTTTATAAACATACTAATTCACTTGCAATAATGATTATTTGAGATTTCCAATCCGGTAATCTATCCAGTATTCGCCAGCTATTCTACGATACTGTTCATTGTGTGAACAGCTAAGATTACACAGCCGAACAGATTGCTGTATGGTCTGCGGGCACGACTGATGAAGAACTTTGGCAAACTAAACTGCACACGCGATCGACCGATGTTGCCGAAGCTAACGGACAAATTGTAGGATTTGCCATGCTTGACTCTAACGGCTACATCGACTGCTTTTACTGTCATCACAACTATCAACAGCAAGGGATTGGCTCTCAGTTATTGCATCACCTAGAAACGATCGCATCCGCGTTAGGAATCCGGCGACCTTTTTCTGAAGTTAGCATTACAGCCACACCATTTTTTCAACGCAAAGGATATGGTGTGGTGACGAAACAAAGAGTGGAACAACAGGGTGTATCGTTCTGTAACTTCT
This genomic interval carries:
- a CDS encoding pentapeptide repeat-containing protein → MDVDELIQQYAAGERNFAGVNLAGADFTGINLSGANLTGAFLPFTRFDRSILTETCLKGAFLYGSKMQYVKLGGADLSQCDFTKANLTGANLVKTNLTEAKLTGAVFQSVNLRQASLKSVNFCGANLSHINLYAANLESADLSWANLSNAKLSGANLRGACLLHVKLCGAFVNGVDLSGAELDGVDMSRARLNGVNFNQANLTATNLTHAQLKRASLIQANLRAANLTGATLAKADLSEAHLSRSNLTSANLHYANLSGANLNGANLTGANAEHANLRSAYLWMAQLRNANLNHANLRGAQLQGTTLDGADLRNILSDPTTRFPSPLHTIAEQFSWLRTS
- a CDS encoding VOC family protein → MVLRPFHLAFPVKDLVSTRQFYETVLGCSIGRSSDTWIDFNFFGHQTTAHLCPDVFDSIATNLVDGKPVPVQHWGVILDMEQWQALADRLRQHHVEFVIEPYRRFQGEVGEQATLFILDPSGNALEFKAFQHDASIFATYAT
- a CDS encoding GNAT family N-acetyltransferase; its protein translation is MAVWSAGTTDEELWQTKLHTRSTDVAEANGQIVGFAMLDSNGYIDCFYCHHNYQQQGIGSQLLHHLETIASALGIRRPFSEVSITATPFFQRKGYGVVTKQRVEQQGVSFCNFLMEKYLER